One Desulfonatronovibrio hydrogenovorans DSM 9292 DNA segment encodes these proteins:
- a CDS encoding type 1 glutamine amidotransferase domain-containing protein, whose protein sequence is MELKGKKAMILVEQMYNDYEFIYPYYRLLESGAETYVVGPEADKKYPGKEGTQASSNLSAAQADPQAFSVMVIPGGYAPDHMRRHRAMVDLVREMYGQGKIIAAICHAGWLPASAGILKGKKMTSFFAIKDDLIHAGAQWVDEEVVVDGNLITSRTPDDLPAFMRTVIARTREL, encoded by the coding sequence ATGGAACTCAAAGGAAAAAAAGCCATGATCCTTGTGGAGCAGATGTACAACGATTATGAATTCATTTATCCATACTACCGTCTATTGGAATCCGGAGCTGAAACTTATGTTGTCGGTCCTGAAGCCGATAAAAAATACCCGGGTAAAGAAGGAACTCAAGCCAGCTCAAACCTGTCTGCTGCTCAGGCCGATCCCCAAGCTTTCTCGGTCATGGTCATTCCAGGCGGCTATGCACCGGATCACATGCGCAGACACAGGGCCATGGTCGATCTGGTCCGTGAAATGTACGGGCAGGGCAAAATCATCGCAGCCATTTGCCATGCTGGCTGGTTGCCTGCCTCAGCCGGAATATTAAAAGGCAAAAAAATGACTTCCTTCTTTGCCATAAAAGACGACCTGATCCACGCTGGAGCGCAATGGGTGGATGAAGAGGTTGTGGTTGACGGCAACCTAATCACCAGCCGGACTCCGGATGACCTGCCTGCATTCATGCGTACCGTAATAGCCAGAACCCGGGAATTATGA
- a CDS encoding Na(+)/H(+) antiporter subunit D, which produces MFELPPVLVMWLGLIILPFLPRDIRPKAFILFPFLALAIILTTPVGTEKTLNIFGYEFIIFKITQLSRVFGIIFALIAFLGGIYSMHMKETGQQAAALIYAGGALGVTFCGDFFTLFVFWELMAIGSTYLIWARRTVASDKAGMRYLLMHLFGGSLLLAGIIMQIHSSGSILLTDFAPGESMAAWFILAGVGLNAAVFPLHAWLPDSYPKATVTGSVFLSAFTTKTAVYVLASLFPGWPILLVLGVTMTLYGVTFAFLANDIREILAYHIMSQVGYMVAGVGIGTELAINGTTAHAFSHILYKALLFMGTGAVLYSVGTTKLHELGALASRMKWVLIFYMVAALSISGAPLFNGFISKAIIVEAAGQSHLYLAKMLLILASVGTFLSVGIKLPYYTWFHTPKKEHTVKPVPKGMMVAMAVTSFLCIFYGIFPKALYVELPYVMDYNPFTIPHLVEVIQILIMTFLAFWMVRAKLTPKNKISLDVDWFYRKAAPGARLVFVGGINRIYEVCEVKAFDLAHNVSRLARHPVQVLRTFKYPSRDYDENLDRQPLSSSMFLTILVTVLVFILVIW; this is translated from the coding sequence ATGTTTGAGCTGCCTCCTGTCCTGGTCATGTGGCTTGGACTGATAATTCTGCCCTTTCTTCCCAGGGATATTAGGCCCAAAGCGTTCATCCTTTTTCCTTTCCTGGCCCTGGCCATCATCCTGACCACGCCAGTGGGCACGGAAAAAACCCTGAATATTTTCGGGTATGAGTTTATCATTTTCAAGATAACCCAGCTCAGCCGTGTCTTTGGGATCATTTTCGCCCTTATTGCATTTCTGGGCGGAATTTATTCCATGCACATGAAGGAAACCGGTCAGCAGGCAGCTGCACTGATATATGCCGGCGGTGCCCTGGGCGTGACCTTTTGCGGTGATTTTTTCACCCTGTTCGTGTTCTGGGAACTCATGGCTATTGGCTCGACCTATCTTATCTGGGCCAGACGAACTGTTGCCTCAGACAAGGCTGGAATGAGATATCTGCTCATGCATCTCTTTGGGGGCAGTCTCCTTCTGGCCGGGATCATCATGCAAATCCACTCTTCAGGTTCTATCCTGCTGACGGATTTTGCACCAGGTGAATCCATGGCCGCCTGGTTCATTCTGGCTGGTGTTGGCCTTAATGCAGCCGTGTTTCCCCTGCATGCCTGGCTGCCTGACAGTTACCCAAAAGCAACTGTCACCGGATCGGTCTTTTTAAGCGCCTTTACCACTAAAACCGCGGTGTATGTCCTGGCCTCACTCTTTCCAGGCTGGCCCATTCTGCTTGTCCTTGGGGTGACCATGACCCTTTACGGAGTCACTTTTGCTTTTCTGGCCAATGACATTCGTGAGATCCTGGCCTACCACATTATGAGTCAGGTGGGATACATGGTGGCTGGAGTGGGCATAGGTACTGAACTGGCCATAAACGGGACCACAGCCCATGCCTTCAGCCATATTCTCTACAAGGCTTTGCTTTTCATGGGCACCGGAGCAGTCCTTTACAGTGTAGGCACCACCAAACTTCACGAATTAGGTGCGCTAGCCTCCCGAATGAAATGGGTCCTGATATTTTATATGGTTGCCGCCCTGTCAATTTCCGGAGCGCCTTTGTTCAACGGCTTCATCAGCAAGGCCATTATTGTTGAAGCAGCTGGTCAGAGTCATCTTTATCTGGCCAAAATGCTTCTTATTCTGGCCTCTGTGGGTACATTTCTTTCTGTTGGCATCAAGCTTCCCTACTATACCTGGTTCCACACTCCCAAAAAAGAACATACGGTCAAGCCTGTTCCCAAAGGCATGATGGTGGCCATGGCCGTCACCTCCTTTTTGTGCATATTCTACGGGATATTTCCCAAGGCTTTGTATGTGGAACTTCCCTATGTTATGGATTACAATCCCTTCACCATTCCACACCTGGTGGAGGTAATACAAATACTAATCATGACCTTCCTGGCCTTCTGGATGGTCAGGGCCAAACTGACCCCCAAAAACAAGATCTCCCTGGACGTGGACTGGTTCTACCGCAAGGCTGCTCCGGGAGCCAGACTGGTTTTTGTTGGCGGTATCAACAGAATATACGAGGTCTGTGAAGTCAAAGCCTTTGATCTTGCCCATAACGTATCAAGACTGGCCAGACATCCGGTTCAGGTCCTGAGGACCTTCAAGTATCCATCCAGGGATTACGATGAAAATCTGGACCGGCAGCCCCTGTCTTCATCCATGTTCCTGACCATTCTGGTTACTGTGCTGGTGTTCATTCTAGTTATCTGGTGA
- a CDS encoding response regulator codes for MKIKQKMFLPLLALILILAVLGLFMADRQASRLKESFITKLGWEKQQKVYQFMDTVAMKNMEQAAVFAMLPQVMTAYEKALSGNIDDPLDPMVQEAREDIRAALGGHLLGQSLVHGSGEVLRLHFHLPNGYSFVRMWREKNVFQDGSYLDMSEDLRQFRDTINWVMDKREPIYGFEAGRGGPALRGVLPIHSPAGKYLGSVEVLSDFNSLWELLDLKEGHRLHLFMGRDLAGVIQEWNDGQTGIDWEQDYVLVAGQDHRWAASITGQDLDRGIQDLYVRIQGREALAAFPLPDFSGQDMGVVVLMMDITQEQAVLNTQRVVLWAFLASVMVMFFFFSRHFLQRSVLDPISRMRTQMRAIQAGSNDPGARLKESGSDEIADLARDFNGLIDSFYQVMNMNRIVLNAIPDPVFVVGPDFKFIQGNHATKNLAGIRETRDLQKLTCSEVFKADCCDSDLCPVEILKRGQRVDPDKIIRWEREDGQAIYIRPVARKLKDRSGNVVGYLELAQDVTRHVLREKDLEQKNRLLEELNERLEDTMRKYMVAAAASEIANRTKSEFLANMSHEIRTPMNGIMGMTELALNTELTPEQREYLSITKTSAESLLSLIDDILDFSKIEAGRLDIDHVSFKLRDTVDDSIRTLAVQAHAKGLDLNVRIQPSLEDMYLGDPDRLRQILINLVSNAIKFTQKGEVEIKVQEARERKGQMDLPQGHGPAKLIHFTVSDSGMGIAHEDQKRIFETFVQLDGSSTRKQGGTGLGLAICKNLISLMNGTIWVESEPDSGSSFHFVLPLEPAKDLPLSNIFGDISQLKGVRVLVVDDNATNRKILEEILSYWGMDPVSAENGAQALDTLEREEKENSGPGFGLMILDIHMPGMDGFEVLERMTRAGLARETQVIVLTSGAGKRDTARLKGVDVFSFMMKPVKQSELLSTIINALNINTQQDHDLNLEQEDMLLPVPSELNILLAEDNEINQKLAVHLLKRRGHNVVAVSNGRDVLQVLDEKSFDLILMDVQMPEMDGLEAARRIRKTENRTGRRIPIIAVTAHALKGDRDRCLEAGMDSYVQKPMREEELFREIARVLNEMARVSPARSEKEDLTGPVNLEAALARIGNDVQLMAELGRNFLQTCPGYVQELEKAFENADHEKLALNAHTLKGMLGVFAAETALGTARKLELMGRNTDMDGAQALLVRLREEIKAVETVIRDFIRDPQG; via the coding sequence ATGAAAATCAAGCAAAAAATGTTTCTGCCCCTTCTGGCTCTGATTCTGATCCTGGCGGTCCTTGGGCTGTTCATGGCAGACAGACAGGCCAGCAGACTTAAAGAATCCTTTATTACCAAGCTTGGCTGGGAAAAGCAGCAAAAGGTGTATCAGTTCATGGACACTGTAGCCATGAAAAACATGGAACAGGCTGCTGTCTTTGCCATGCTTCCCCAGGTTATGACCGCCTATGAAAAGGCACTGTCCGGTAATATTGACGATCCCTTAGATCCCATGGTCCAGGAGGCCAGAGAGGATATAAGGGCGGCCCTGGGCGGACATCTTCTGGGCCAGTCCCTGGTTCATGGTTCCGGGGAGGTGCTGAGACTGCATTTTCACCTTCCCAATGGATACAGCTTTGTCAGAATGTGGCGGGAAAAAAATGTTTTTCAGGATGGATCCTACCTGGATATGTCCGAAGATCTCAGACAGTTTCGGGATACCATAAACTGGGTCATGGATAAAAGGGAGCCGATCTACGGTTTTGAAGCTGGAAGAGGAGGTCCTGCCCTTCGAGGTGTCCTGCCCATCCATTCGCCGGCAGGAAAGTATCTGGGCTCGGTGGAAGTTCTCTCTGATTTCAATTCTCTCTGGGAATTACTCGATCTCAAGGAGGGACACCGGCTTCATCTATTTATGGGCCGGGACCTGGCAGGTGTAATTCAGGAGTGGAATGACGGACAGACAGGGATTGATTGGGAGCAGGACTATGTCCTGGTGGCCGGACAGGATCACAGGTGGGCAGCATCCATCACTGGTCAGGATCTGGATAGGGGCATCCAGGATTTATATGTTCGGATTCAGGGGAGAGAGGCTCTTGCGGCTTTCCCGCTGCCCGATTTCAGTGGGCAGGATATGGGCGTGGTGGTCCTAATGATGGACATTACTCAGGAACAGGCTGTGCTGAATACCCAGCGTGTCGTTCTCTGGGCGTTTCTGGCTTCCGTTATGGTGATGTTCTTTTTTTTCAGCAGACATTTTCTGCAACGAAGCGTTCTTGATCCCATCAGCCGGATGAGGACCCAGATGCGGGCCATTCAGGCTGGAAGCAATGATCCCGGAGCAAGGCTCAAGGAATCGGGAAGTGACGAGATTGCTGATCTGGCCAGAGACTTTAATGGGCTTATTGACAGCTTCTACCAGGTTATGAACATGAACAGGATAGTTCTTAACGCCATTCCTGATCCGGTCTTTGTGGTTGGGCCTGACTTCAAGTTCATCCAGGGAAACCATGCAACCAAGAATCTGGCCGGGATCAGGGAAACCAGGGACCTTCAGAAACTGACCTGCAGCGAAGTGTTCAAGGCCGACTGTTGTGACAGCGATTTATGCCCGGTGGAAATCCTGAAAAGAGGCCAGAGGGTTGATCCAGACAAGATCATCCGCTGGGAGCGTGAGGACGGCCAAGCAATCTATATAAGGCCAGTGGCCAGAAAGCTGAAGGATCGCAGTGGTAATGTGGTGGGTTACCTGGAGCTGGCTCAGGACGTCACCAGGCATGTGCTCAGGGAGAAGGACCTGGAGCAGAAAAATCGTCTCCTGGAAGAGCTTAATGAGCGCCTTGAAGATACTATGCGCAAGTACATGGTTGCGGCAGCCGCATCTGAAATCGCCAACAGGACCAAGAGTGAATTTCTGGCCAATATGAGCCATGAAATCAGAACTCCCATGAACGGGATAATGGGCATGACTGAGCTGGCCCTGAACACTGAACTCACCCCGGAGCAGCGTGAATACCTGTCCATAACCAAGACCTCGGCGGAATCTCTGCTCAGCCTGATTGATGATATTCTTGACTTTTCAAAAATTGAGGCCGGCAGGCTGGATATTGACCACGTCAGTTTCAAGCTCAGGGATACTGTTGATGACTCCATCAGGACCCTGGCTGTTCAAGCCCATGCCAAGGGACTGGATCTGAATGTGAGGATTCAGCCATCCTTGGAAGACATGTACCTTGGAGATCCGGACAGATTGAGACAGATCCTGATCAATCTGGTGTCCAATGCCATAAAATTCACTCAAAAAGGTGAAGTAGAGATTAAAGTTCAGGAAGCCCGGGAAAGAAAGGGCCAGATGGATCTGCCTCAAGGCCATGGGCCAGCAAAGCTGATCCATTTCACGGTTTCTGATTCTGGAATGGGCATTGCTCATGAAGATCAAAAAAGGATATTTGAAACCTTTGTGCAGCTGGATGGGAGTTCCACCCGCAAGCAGGGCGGGACAGGACTCGGACTGGCAATCTGCAAAAATCTGATTTCCTTGATGAATGGAACGATCTGGGTTGAAAGTGAGCCTGACAGTGGAAGCAGTTTTCATTTTGTCCTTCCCCTTGAGCCGGCCAAGGATCTTCCCTTAAGCAATATATTTGGAGACATTTCCCAGCTAAAGGGAGTCAGGGTTCTGGTTGTAGATGATAATGCCACCAACAGGAAGATACTAGAGGAAATCCTGAGCTACTGGGGAATGGATCCTGTATCAGCTGAAAACGGGGCGCAGGCTCTGGATACCCTTGAAAGGGAAGAAAAGGAAAACAGTGGGCCGGGATTCGGCCTGATGATTCTGGATATTCATATGCCGGGCATGGATGGCTTTGAAGTCCTGGAAAGAATGACCAGGGCAGGCCTGGCCAGGGAAACCCAGGTGATTGTTCTGACATCTGGAGCAGGGAAAAGGGATACTGCCAGACTAAAGGGTGTTGATGTCTTCAGCTTCATGATGAAACCCGTGAAACAGTCGGAACTTTTGTCGACCATTATCAATGCCTTGAACATAAACACTCAACAGGATCATGACCTGAATCTGGAGCAGGAGGATATGCTCCTGCCAGTACCTTCAGAGTTGAATATCCTTCTGGCCGAGGACAATGAAATCAATCAGAAGCTGGCTGTTCACCTTCTGAAAAGGCGCGGACACAATGTTGTGGCGGTGTCCAACGGCAGGGATGTCTTGCAGGTGCTTGATGAGAAAAGTTTTGACCTGATCCTTATGGATGTACAGATGCCGGAAATGGACGGCCTGGAAGCAGCCAGAAGAATACGCAAAACCGAGAACAGGACCGGCAGACGGATTCCCATAATTGCAGTTACTGCTCATGCCTTGAAAGGGGATCGGGACCGCTGCCTTGAGGCTGGTATGGACAGTTATGTTCAGAAGCCCATGCGTGAGGAAGAGTTGTTCAGGGAAATAGCCAGAGTGCTCAATGAAATGGCCAGGGTTTCTCCAGCCCGGTCTGAAAAAGAGGACCTGACTGGCCCGGTTAATTTAGAAGCTGCTTTGGCCAGGATCGGAAATGATGTTCAGCTGATGGCCGAACTAGGAAGGAATTTTCTGCAAACCTGCCCAGGCTATGTTCAGGAATTGGAGAAGGCTTTTGAGAACGCAGACCATGAAAAACTTGCTTTGAACGCCCATACCCTCAAAGGAATGCTGGGGGTTTTTGCTGCTGAAACAGCTTTAGGTACAGCCAGGAAACTGGAATTAATGGGCAGGAACACAGACATGGACGGAGCGCAGGCTCTTCTGGTTAGGCTCAGAGAGGAGATCAAGGCTGTGGAAACCGTTATCAGGGATTTTATCAGAGATCCCCAGGGGTGA
- a CDS encoding GYD domain-containing protein, with protein sequence MAHYVILSKLTDEGRKTLKKNPGRIMEVNKELEQMGVKVLEQFAVLGQYDFVNIVQAPDNETILKMSVELGSRGSVQLLSLPAMKIDEFVKKTV encoded by the coding sequence ATGGCACATTACGTGATTCTCAGCAAACTCACGGATGAAGGCCGAAAGACCCTGAAAAAAAATCCCGGCCGGATCATGGAGGTGAACAAGGAGCTTGAACAGATGGGAGTCAAGGTCCTGGAGCAGTTTGCCGTACTTGGTCAATATGATTTTGTAAACATTGTTCAAGCTCCGGACAACGAGACCATCCTGAAAATGTCCGTGGAGCTGGGTTCAAGGGGTTCTGTCCAGCTCTTGAGCCTCCCGGCCATGAAAATCGACGAGTTTGTAAAAAAAACAGTCTGA
- the thiE gene encoding thiamine phosphate synthase encodes MTRQVDYSLYLVTDQALCLGRKIMDVVLEAVQGGVTIVQIREKNTSAKAFYELAVAMRKNLAPKNIPLIINDRVDVALAADADGVHVGQSDMPFPRVREIMGPDKILGISINSFDQLSQSSDLVDYFSMSPVFPTPTKTDTSAPFGLKGLEKARKMTSKPLITIGGIKPENIKEVMATGVDGVALVSAVCSAPSPEKAARQLMDLIRQSRQTI; translated from the coding sequence ATGACCAGACAAGTTGATTACTCATTATATTTGGTCACAGACCAGGCCCTCTGCCTTGGGCGAAAAATTATGGATGTGGTCCTGGAGGCAGTGCAAGGAGGGGTGACCATTGTCCAGATCAGGGAAAAGAATACCTCGGCCAAAGCTTTTTATGAACTGGCCGTGGCCATGAGAAAAAACCTGGCCCCAAAAAATATCCCCCTGATCATAAATGATCGGGTTGACGTGGCCCTTGCAGCTGATGCCGACGGAGTACATGTTGGCCAGAGTGATATGCCCTTTCCAAGGGTCAGGGAGATCATGGGACCGGACAAAATCCTGGGAATCTCCATCAACTCCTTTGACCAGCTTAGCCAGTCCAGTGACCTTGTGGATTATTTCAGCATGAGTCCGGTGTTCCCAACCCCGACCAAAACCGATACTTCAGCACCCTTTGGTTTAAAAGGCCTTGAAAAGGCCAGAAAAATGACCTCAAAACCCCTTATCACTATCGGCGGAATCAAGCCTGAAAATATTAAGGAAGTTATGGCAACAGGAGTGGATGGAGTAGCTCTGGTATCTGCAGTATGCAGCGCACCTTCTCCTGAAAAGGCTGCCCGCCAGCTGATGGACCTAATCAGACAGTCCCGGCAGACCATCTGA